The following proteins are encoded in a genomic region of Bernardetia sp. MNP-M8:
- the murQ gene encoding N-acetylmuramic acid 6-phosphate etherase, which produces MLTTESNSNYSDLEKMSVKELLFNINNEDQKVALAIKEVIENIENLVAQIISRMQKGGRLFYIGAGTSGRLGIVDASECPPTFGVSHDLVVGLIAGGDSAIRKAVEFAEDDAEQAWKDLAKYNPCENDTLIGIAASGRTPYVIGGLEQANKNGLLTGCIVCNTDSQVAKVSQFPIEVIVGAEFVTGSTRMKAGTAQKLVLNMISTSVMIQLGRVKGNKMVDMQLSNQKLIERGTRFLVEELDISEEEAKKLLLEHGSVREVLNQF; this is translated from the coding sequence ATGCTTACTACCGAATCTAATTCTAATTATTCCGACTTAGAAAAAATGTCTGTCAAAGAACTTCTTTTTAACATTAATAACGAAGATCAAAAAGTCGCTTTAGCTATAAAAGAAGTAATTGAAAATATTGAGAATTTAGTAGCTCAAATTATAAGCCGAATGCAAAAAGGAGGACGACTTTTTTACATTGGTGCAGGAACAAGTGGGCGTTTGGGAATTGTTGATGCTTCTGAATGCCCTCCTACTTTTGGGGTTTCACATGATTTAGTAGTCGGACTTATTGCTGGTGGAGATTCTGCTATCAGAAAAGCTGTAGAGTTTGCCGAAGATGACGCAGAGCAAGCATGGAAAGATTTAGCAAAATACAATCCTTGTGAAAATGATACACTTATCGGAATTGCAGCTTCTGGAAGAACACCTTATGTAATTGGTGGATTAGAACAAGCAAATAAAAATGGACTTCTGACAGGTTGTATTGTTTGTAATACAGACTCTCAAGTAGCAAAAGTAAGTCAGTTTCCTATTGAAGTAATTGTGGGAGCTGAATTTGTAACAGGAAGCACACGCATGAAAGCAGGAACTGCCCAAAAACTAGTTTTGAATATGATTTCTACTTCTGTAATGATACAGTTAGGAAGAGTAAAAGGCAATAAAATGGTAGATATGCAGCTTTCTAACCAAAAACTCATCGAAAGAGGGACTCGCTTTTTGGTAGAAGAACTTGATATTTCAGAAGAAGAAGCCAAGAAACTATTATTAGAACATGGAAGTGTAAGAGAGGTTTTAAATCAGTTTTAA
- the fsa gene encoding fructose-6-phosphate aldolase, with product MKFFVDTANLQDIKECQELGILDGVTTNPSLMAKVGITGKDAIFSHYKAICDIVDDNVSAEVIGTEYKDIIREGEELAEIDSKIVVKVPMIKEGIRAIKYFSDKGIRTNCTLIFSAGQAILAAKAGATYVSPFIGRLDDVGSDGMALIEQLVDIFGNYGFHTEILAASVRHTVHLIQCAEVGADVVTCPSNVIMSLLNHPLTDKGLATFLEDAKKLNM from the coding sequence ATGAAATTTTTCGTAGATACAGCCAATCTTCAAGACATCAAAGAATGCCAAGAATTAGGAATTTTGGACGGAGTAACAACCAATCCTTCTCTCATGGCAAAGGTCGGAATTACTGGAAAAGATGCTATTTTTAGTCATTACAAAGCGATTTGTGATATTGTAGATGACAATGTAAGTGCAGAAGTTATTGGTACAGAGTATAAAGACATTATCAGAGAAGGTGAAGAACTTGCTGAAATTGATTCTAAAATTGTCGTTAAAGTTCCGATGATAAAAGAAGGCATTCGTGCGATTAAATATTTTTCAGATAAGGGTATTCGTACAAATTGCACACTTATTTTTTCAGCAGGTCAAGCAATTTTGGCAGCTAAAGCAGGTGCAACGTATGTTTCTCCTTTTATTGGTCGTTTGGATGATGTTGGGTCTGATGGAATGGCTTTAATAGAGCAATTAGTAGATATTTTTGGAAATTATGGCTTCCATACAGAAATTTTGGCTGCTTCAGTTCGTCATACTGTACACCTTATTCAGTGTGCAGAAGTAGGAGCAGATGTAGTTACATGTCCTTCCAACGTAATTATGAGTCTTCTCAATCATCCTCTGACAGATAAAGGATTAGCTACATTTTTAGAAGATGCTAAGAAATTAAATATGTAA
- a CDS encoding proprotein convertase P-domain-containing protein, translating to MKKIITIFFLMFFFFSWGIKAQNAANYTFSTNTTGSLTTGTGWATIIGTGQNHTTFNDGFGNVPVGSIVTIPFEVWFMGERFTSFSINTNGILRFGNIPILSEGNTYNIPDNARLSPFGASSTIGGVLDDGDWQTGEVRYKVIGTAPNRIMVVQCNNMRISYNSGASNSSFDMQIKETSRPTVSTDSGQITFLYGTMTKGTTGSITAGNIGIGYIDGVGNDFLSVDIANHTASTTATNNTYPNGTITQLNSNNNTSRRRYIFNPAAVIGQEIDLQASCLSSSSFILNWTDNATNEVGIVLYRSLDGVNYTFDRQLPANTTSTIITGLTPSTTYYYQVYAVTEGKLSALSTTGTVVITTLPASANAVYSRTNGVWNTASTWTTNAVPVASSDVIIGCIVPHTVDVNTPSVSNICRTLLVETGSILNFNAGQTLRVQGDVTNKGTINTNGGTLIIEGNLINTVGATVNIGNGTLIVQGNFQNANTATLSGNTGLFRLGGNFTNQGVYNANLSTMRFDGNAQQLINHTGTSTGQGITTVSNSYNNDAALATPAATNTYNNTTDVSIPDNNAAGINRTITVPTTFGTITNMTVDLDIDHTYVGDLIVTLTSPQGTTITLINRVTLGTGTCGRDNIDVRLSDAAGSTVQSQCTNPTAITGTRRPSQALSAFDGQNPSGDWILNISDRVGADVGAFRNVNLNITTTAYAGLAIPDNNNTTGVPHTINIPATANLISDVNLDIEINHTRIGDLYVRLISPTGTFRDLLANPLNGTGSCTGNSIRVTLDDQAADFVQNQCGAGVPSINGTYIPNQSLASFINENPSGNWTIRVYDLIGGNVGRIMSATLHITTSQLVSFPLSSTLYYHNLLMLNTGAGVRTQNTDINILNAATWTNGVFRADNDHKLIFVDNATSTIAINASHADMKVRKIGNDAFNFPVGNAGWGAPIGISAPSNINHHFTAQYTKQVTPFDPFSKEATIHHVGQCEYWILDRTNGNSNVVVTLSYDEIRSCTVGEENDLKVLRWDGSIWRDHFNGGLIATPYQGVLSLGTITNFSPFTLGADDEFTILPLTLLSFDAKPMENDAILDWTTIGELNHDYFEVERSFTGDNFERIGNIKNPIGRDNTKNTYSFVDKNVGIENREAYYRLKQIDTDGTFSYSDIKKVNWSINDSENQADFIAYPNPFTDILTLDFSLERQETVDIILTDMAGRSIKTISQSFQKGSQKIEFNNLQNLARGSYLIQLRTSTLQKTFKVVKM from the coding sequence ATGAAAAAAATTATTACCATATTCTTTTTGATGTTTTTTTTCTTTTCGTGGGGAATAAAAGCACAAAATGCAGCTAATTACACTTTCAGTACCAATACAACAGGAAGCCTGACCACAGGAACAGGATGGGCTACTATTATTGGAACAGGACAAAACCATACTACTTTTAATGACGGTTTTGGAAACGTACCTGTGGGTTCTATAGTTACTATTCCTTTTGAGGTTTGGTTTATGGGTGAACGCTTTACATCCTTTAGTATTAATACAAATGGCATTCTTCGTTTTGGTAATATTCCTATACTTTCAGAAGGAAATACATATAATATACCTGATAATGCTCGTTTATCTCCTTTTGGAGCTAGTAGTACAATAGGTGGAGTTTTAGATGATGGAGATTGGCAAACAGGAGAAGTTAGATATAAAGTTATAGGAACAGCTCCTAATAGAATAATGGTTGTTCAATGTAATAATATGCGAATAAGCTATAATAGTGGAGCTTCTAATTCAAGTTTTGATATGCAAATTAAAGAAACCTCAAGACCAACGGTAAGTACAGATAGTGGACAAATTACTTTTTTATACGGAACAATGACTAAGGGTACTACTGGTAGTATTACAGCTGGAAATATAGGAATAGGATATATAGATGGAGTTGGAAATGATTTTTTGTCTGTAGATATTGCTAATCATACAGCCAGTACCACAGCAACAAATAATACTTATCCAAATGGTACAATTACACAACTCAATAGTAATAATAATACAAGTCGTAGAAGATATATTTTTAATCCTGCTGCTGTAATAGGACAAGAAATAGATTTGCAAGCAAGTTGTCTTTCTAGTAGTTCTTTTATTTTAAATTGGACAGATAATGCCACAAATGAAGTAGGAATAGTTCTTTATCGCTCTTTAGATGGTGTAAATTATACTTTTGATAGACAATTACCTGCTAATACTACAAGCACTATTATTACAGGTCTTACCCCTTCTACTACTTACTATTATCAAGTATATGCTGTTACAGAAGGAAAACTAAGTGCTTTATCTACAACAGGAACTGTTGTTATTACTACATTACCTGCTTCAGCTAATGCTGTTTATTCTAGAACAAATGGAGTTTGGAATACAGCTTCTACTTGGACTACCAATGCTGTACCTGTTGCTTCAAGTGATGTAATCATTGGTTGTATTGTACCTCATACAGTAGATGTAAATACGCCTAGTGTTAGCAATATATGTAGAACATTATTAGTAGAAACAGGAAGCATTCTTAATTTTAATGCAGGGCAAACACTTAGAGTACAAGGAGATGTTACTAATAAAGGTACAATTAATACCAATGGAGGAACATTAATAATTGAAGGAAATCTAATCAATACAGTAGGTGCAACTGTTAATATTGGAAATGGAACACTTATCGTACAGGGAAATTTCCAAAATGCTAACACAGCTACATTAAGTGGAAATACAGGATTATTTAGACTGGGAGGAAATTTTACTAATCAAGGAGTGTATAATGCAAATTTATCTACTATGCGTTTCGATGGAAATGCACAACAGCTTATAAATCACACAGGAACAAGTACTGGACAAGGAATTACAACAGTATCTAATTCTTATAATAATGATGCTGCTCTAGCTACACCTGCTGCTACAAATACCTATAACAATACTACAGATGTCAGTATCCCAGATAATAATGCTGCTGGCATAAATAGAACTATTACTGTTCCTACTACTTTTGGTACTATTACAAATATGACAGTTGATTTGGATATTGACCATACTTATGTAGGTGATTTGATTGTTACTCTAACAAGTCCACAAGGAACAACTATAACTCTAATAAATAGAGTAACACTTGGAACTGGAACTTGTGGTAGAGATAATATTGATGTAAGACTTTCTGATGCAGCAGGAAGTACTGTACAATCACAATGTACCAATCCTACTGCTATTACAGGTACTCGTCGTCCCTCACAAGCGTTAAGTGCTTTTGATGGACAAAATCCTTCTGGAGATTGGATTCTCAATATTTCTGACCGTGTAGGAGCTGATGTAGGAGCATTCAGAAATGTCAATCTAAATATTACAACCACTGCTTATGCTGGTCTTGCAATTCCTGATAATAATAATACAACAGGTGTTCCTCATACTATAAATATTCCTGCTACTGCAAATTTAATTTCTGATGTCAATCTAGATATTGAAATCAATCATACTCGTATAGGTGATTTATATGTACGTCTCATAAGTCCTACTGGTACATTCAGAGACTTACTTGCTAATCCTTTAAATGGTACAGGTAGTTGTACTGGAAATAGTATCAGAGTTACATTGGATGATCAAGCAGCAGACTTTGTTCAAAATCAATGTGGTGCAGGTGTACCGAGTATAAATGGAACATATATACCTAATCAATCTTTAGCTTCATTTATTAATGAAAATCCGTCAGGAAATTGGACAATAAGGGTATATGATTTAATTGGAGGAAATGTAGGACGTATAATGTCAGCTACTTTACATATTACAACTTCGCAACTTGTTAGTTTTCCTCTTAGTTCAACTCTCTACTATCATAATTTATTGATGCTCAATACAGGTGCAGGAGTTCGTACTCAAAATACTGACATCAATATATTAAATGCTGCCACTTGGACAAATGGAGTTTTCAGAGCAGACAATGACCATAAACTTATATTTGTAGATAATGCTACTTCAACAATTGCTATTAATGCAAGTCATGCAGATATGAAAGTACGCAAAATAGGAAATGATGCTTTCAATTTTCCTGTAGGTAATGCAGGTTGGGGCGCACCTATTGGAATTTCTGCTCCTTCAAACATAAACCATCATTTTACAGCACAATACACCAAACAAGTTACTCCTTTTGATCCTTTTTCTAAGGAAGCAACAATTCATCATGTTGGACAATGTGAATACTGGATTTTGGATAGAACAAATGGAAATTCAAATGTCGTTGTTACGCTAAGTTATGATGAAATTCGTAGTTGTACTGTCGGAGAAGAGAATGATTTGAAAGTATTGCGATGGGATGGTTCTATTTGGAGAGATCATTTCAATGGTGGACTTATCGCTACGCCTTATCAAGGTGTTTTAAGTCTAGGAACAATAACTAATTTCAGTCCATTTACACTTGGCGCAGATGATGAATTTACCATTTTGCCACTTACACTCTTGTCTTTTGATGCTAAACCAATGGAAAATGATGCTATTTTGGACTGGACAACAATAGGAGAGCTAAACCACGATTATTTTGAAGTTGAACGCTCATTTACAGGAGACAATTTTGAAAGAATTGGTAACATAAAAAATCCTATTGGAAGAGATAATACTAAAAATACTTATTCATTTGTTGATAAAAATGTAGGAATAGAAAACAGAGAAGCCTATTATCGTTTGAAACAAATTGATACTGATGGTACTTTCTCTTATTCAGATATAAAGAAAGTAAATTGGAGTATAAATGACTCTGAAAATCAAGCTGATTTTATAGCTTATCCAAATCCGTTTACAGATATTCTAACGCTTGATTTTAGCTTAGAGAGACAAGAAACTGTAGATATTATTTTAACAGATATGGCAGGAAGAAGTATCAAAACTATTTCTCAGTCTTTCCAAAAAGGAAGTCAGAAAATAGAATTTAATAACCTGCAAAATTTAGCTAGAGGCAGTTATTTGATACAATTAAGAACTTCTACTTTACAGAAAACTTTTAAAGTTGTCAAAATGTAA
- a CDS encoding shikimate dehydrogenase, with translation MFGLIGKKLSHSFSKKYFTEKFQKLNLSPKEGYIYELFELDKIEEFENLIRENPILKGLNVTIPYKKSIIPFLDKLDLVAQRIEAVNTIKIEKDGIKTGYNTDYIGFKSSLEKFLYQKSKTGFKETALILGTGGAAQAVKVALEDLNIKFDFVSSSINQIQDNFTYQTLPYSEIDITNYKLIINTTPLGMYPNIDDFPPLSEENYSKIDANYFLYDLVYNPEETAFLTKGKNKGAKIINGLEMLHGQAEAAADIWGI, from the coding sequence ATGTTTGGACTCATTGGCAAAAAGCTTTCTCATTCTTTTTCTAAGAAATACTTTACAGAAAAATTTCAAAAACTTAACCTTTCTCCAAAAGAAGGCTATATATATGAGCTTTTTGAATTGGATAAAATAGAAGAATTTGAAAATTTAATTAGAGAAAATCCTATTTTAAAAGGATTGAATGTAACCATTCCTTACAAAAAATCAATTATTCCTTTTTTAGATAAACTTGACCTTGTTGCTCAACGAATTGAAGCTGTAAATACCATCAAAATAGAAAAAGATGGAATAAAAACAGGCTACAATACAGATTATATTGGTTTTAAAAGTAGTTTAGAAAAGTTTTTATATCAAAAATCTAAAACTGGTTTTAAAGAAACAGCTTTGATTTTGGGAACTGGTGGGGCAGCACAAGCCGTAAAAGTAGCTTTAGAAGATTTGAATATAAAATTTGACTTTGTTTCTTCGTCTATCAATCAAATTCAAGATAACTTTACTTATCAAACTCTACCTTATTCAGAAATTGATATTACAAATTATAAATTAATTATCAATACAACACCTTTAGGAATGTATCCCAATATTGATGATTTTCCTCCTTTGTCTGAAGAAAATTATTCAAAAATTGATGCAAATTATTTCTTATACGATTTAGTTTATAACCCAGAAGAAACAGCTTTTTTGACAAAAGGTAAAAATAAAGGTGCAAAAATCATCAATGGTTTGGAAATGCTACACGGACAGGCAGAAGCTGCTGCTGATATTTGGGGCATTTAA
- a CDS encoding transcriptional repressor, which produces MHNFPLPTEFLKKHDLRKTPCRMAILESFLNAQTALSHQNIEELVGEEFDRVTIYRTLTAFEEKGILHKVPDMSGQAKYALCESNCQEHQHKENHVHFKCQKCEHVYCLSQIQLPNLHLPKGYKVEEAEFLLSGTCEKCNF; this is translated from the coding sequence ATGCACAATTTCCCCTTACCCACTGAATTTCTAAAAAAACATGACCTTCGCAAAACACCTTGTCGAATGGCTATTTTAGAATCATTTTTAAATGCTCAAACAGCTCTTTCACATCAAAATATTGAAGAACTTGTAGGAGAAGAATTTGACAGAGTTACTATTTATAGAACACTAACTGCTTTTGAGGAAAAAGGCATTTTACATAAAGTACCTGATATGTCTGGACAAGCAAAATATGCTCTCTGTGAGAGTAATTGTCAGGAGCATCAACACAAAGAAAATCACGTCCATTTTAAGTGTCAGAAGTGTGAACACGTATATTGTCTCTCTCAAATTCAACTTCCTAATTTACACCTTCCAAAAGGATATAAAGTAGAAGAAGCCGAATTTCTATTGAGTGGAACGTGTGAGAAGTGTAATTTTTAG